In the genome of Flavobacterium panacagri, one region contains:
- a CDS encoding PepSY-like domain-containing protein: MKPKLKLTVYLIAGLLFGLSANAQKTVIKKEALPANAQTFLKTHFGSKKPSYVLEDKEFLSTEYKVQFDKQLEIEFDKKGNWKEVYGKNEKIPKSIIPKKIASYIKTNFPKEKVTKIEIGSSGYETKLTNGLKLKFNLKEDFIKIDK, from the coding sequence ATGAAACCGAAATTAAAACTGACCGTTTACCTAATTGCAGGATTACTATTTGGACTTTCTGCGAATGCACAAAAAACTGTTATTAAAAAAGAAGCTTTACCTGCAAATGCACAGACTTTCTTAAAAACTCATTTCGGATCAAAAAAACCGAGTTATGTATTAGAAGACAAAGAATTTCTTTCTACAGAATACAAGGTTCAATTTGACAAACAGCTTGAAATTGAATTTGACAAAAAAGGAAACTGGAAAGAAGTATACGGTAAAAATGAAAAAATTCCAAAATCTATTATTCCGAAAAAGATTGCTTCTTATATCAAAACAAATTTCCCTAAAGAAAAAGTAACCAAAATAGAAATTGGATCTTCTGGCTACGAAACAAAGTTGACGAACGGTTTAAAGCTAAAATTCAACTTAAAAGAAGATTTTATTAAAATTGATAAGTAA